The segment ACCATAAACAGCAGGGTCTTGCTGCAAAAAAACATCAACGATCTGGACAGGCTCTTTCTTAAACACAACGAAAACAGTTTTTCGGTAGACTTTGCAGCGCTACACTATGCTGCCCCAGATCAAAACAGCTATGCCTATAAACTAGAGGGTTTTGATAAAAATTGGGTCTACACCTCTGCGTCAAACCGTGTCGCCAAATATACGAATCTATCTCCTGGAGACTACACACTAAAAGTAAAAGCTAGCAACAATGATGGGTTTTGGAGCAACCAACCGATCGAACTAGCGCTCACAATCCAACCCACACTATGGAAAACCCCATGGGCTATCAGTGCATATGTACTCTTGGTTATCGCAGGACTCTGGTTTTTTAGAAAATTCACCTTGATCAGTATCACCAGTAAAAACGAACTGGTACTAGAGCACATGGAAAGAGAAAAACATGAAGAAGTGAATCAGATGAAGCTCAAGTTCTTTACCAATATCTCACATGAATTTAGAACACCGCTCACTTTGATCATTGGATTTGTAGAAAGACTTAAAAACCACTCAGGCAGTCTGAGCGAAGAAGAAAGACAGAAATACTATCAAAATGTAGCCCGAAACTCTAAAGTCCTGCTTAACCTAATCAACCAACTCTTAGGATTCAGAAAGCTTGAGCAGGGAAAAATGAAACTGAAGACTTCATACAATGATCTAACCAATTACATCCAGCTTCTTGGAGAAAACTTTTATGAACTGGCCAACCAAAAGAACATCTCTTTCAACGTCCGATATGAAAACGCCATAGAGACATGGTTTGATCATGAAATTTTAGAAAGAGTCATCTTCAACCTACTTTCTAATGCATTCAAGTACACTCCTGCAGGAGGAAAAATCGAAGTGCACATAGTGCCCAATGGTGATTATATTGACATCATAGTCGAAGACAATGGCGAAGGCATACCTGAATCCATGCACGACCAGGTCTTTGAGCGCTTTGCTCCTAACATGACCAAGCGAAAAACAGGGTCTGGAATAGGCCTATCCTTTGTCCAAAGTCTAATTCACTTACACCATGGTGAAATATCCTTTGATAGAAAACGTCAAGTTGGAACGTCATTTTGCGTATCTCTACCCAAGGACAAAGATGTATATAGCAAAGATGAACTCGTAGATGGAAGTGAGACCAGCTTAGAGATACATAGAGAAACTGATTGGCTAATCCCTACCTCCAATCCTCATCAAGCTTCTTCGTCCAGTGAGCAAAAAGACAAGACCCTATTGCTAGTAGAAGACAACACGGACATTCTCTATTTTCTACAAGAAAATTTCAAAAACGAGTTCAACATACTACTTGCCGAAGAAGGAGAAACTGCCTATGAGCTCTGTATCAACAACAATATAGACCTTGTCATCAGTGACATTATGATGGACGGAATGAATGGCCTAGATTTTTGCAAAAAGCTAAAACAAGATGAAAGGATCAATCACATTCCGATCATACTACTCACGGCCAAAGGTGACTCGGAAGATAAAATAAAGGGATATGAAGTCGGTGCAGATGCTTACATCTCCAAACCCTTTAATCTAAAAGAATTAAATACACGTGTTCACGCCATATTAGACTCCAGACAAGCAGTCATTGGGAAATTCAAATCCAACAAGAGTCTTTCTCCATCTGAAGTAGGGATGACCAGCATAGATGAAAAATTTCTTAACCGCGTCATGACATATATAGAGGAAAACCTCTCATCCTCAGAATTCACGGTCGAAATGCTAGCCAGAGAGTGTGGACTATCTCAGTTGCACCTTAACAAAAAGCTAAAAGCCCTCGTGGGAGACACTGCCAATTCATTTATCCGAAATATCCGAATACAACGGGCTGCGCAGCTACTCAAAAGGAACATGTACTCGATCAGCGAAATCATGTACGAGGTGGGCTTCAATGATGCAAAATACTTTAGGGATTGCTTCAAGAAAGAGTATCAAATGACACCTAGCGAGTATCAAAAGCAACACAGTGAGGAAGAAAACAATCAAGAAACATCCGACTGATTAAATCCCTACAAAAAAACCTCCAAGGTTTCTAAAATCTTGGAGGTTTGAAATCCGCAAAGGGTTTCTCATATTTCGTTCAGATCCAGATCAAGCTTGACCGTAGTGCCATCCTTAAATTTGACATGGTAGAACTCTTCGTCTGGTCGAGTCACCTGATTGACTGGACCAAAATTTTCCAACCCACCTCTATCATTTACATACATCATGAGTTCGAGAGGGAGTTTGAAATAATCGTGCAAGAAAGCTTTGGTCTCTACCCATTCACCTTCCTTGCTATACAGGATTTGACCATTTTGAAACTCAACATAGCTCGTTTTGAAGATAACTGAGTATTGCTGGTTAAAGTCTTCATATCCATTAATGATGTAAGCATTTTCCAACCTACTCTCTATATCCGCTTTCACTGCTGCGGTCAATACCAAGTCACCACTCAATGGCCCCACTTCTATTCGCTCAAAATCAACATCCATCAGCAGGTGCTCTCCACTTTTGAACACTACCGAATAGTATGGATCATTGCCTGCGGCATATATCATCTGACAATAGGCTAACTCTCCTTTGGAATCCAAAAAAGCTACGATCTGCTCTGGCAACCGGTGGGTAATATCAAATTTATCGCTCACCCACTCCCCTTGCTCAGTGTATGCAGTGATATGATACACAGGCTCCCCAAAATTAAAATTGGAGCTGGCATAGACCCAATAAACTCCCCAGTCCTGGTAGCTGATATTATGGATTTTGTCTGTCCCCAGTCTAGCGTACAGATCATTTTTGATTTGCGCGACCACTTCAGGATTTTCTTGCGCTTTCAACTGTAGTTGGAATGCGAATAGCATTCCCAAAATAATTCCTAGTCTACTCATTTTCATTCGCTTTTATTAATTGCTTAAACCACAGGTGCTGTAGTTTAAATCAAGATTTAAATAGTTTGCTAGTCGAGTACCCTGGTGAAGTGAGCAAGTAGATACCGCGAGGCAGTTCTGACAGATCCAAAGGAGATTGCTGTGATAGTTGTCCCTCTTTCACCACCTTTCCATGCATGGAATGTAATTTTACCTCTATGGAGTCAGAAGTATTGCTTCTGAGCAAGTCTCCTACGGGGTTAGGATATACCAGTAGAGACTCCTGGTTGACTGCAGCTCCCAGCGTTACATCACCTACCTCGACCTCTTGCTCATCTACCAGACTCTGATCTCCATTGTAGAGGCTAAAACGCAGGGTTTTGGCTGCCTTGCTCACCTCAGAAGCACCACTCAGCAGCAAGTTGTATCGATCATGCCCATAGCCATAGTACAAAGCCTGATTCGCATCGGACAGCAGAGCTCCATCTGAATCCAGTAGTTCTACTTTCAGACTGCCATTGCTGTTGAGTTTATAATTGAGGCGAACTGACAATTCGTCCCCCTCCTCAAAATCATAATTCACTGCCATCAGGGACAAGTCCTCTTCGTAGATAGGGGTCATGTGATTGGTGTTAGTGCCCAGGGTATTCGCTACCATTTTGTAGGCTCTGATCCAGTCGTAGTAGGTCGTATTCTTCGTATCATCGGCCAATTCCTCGTCTGTCGGTACCCCCACCCAATCGTAGGTTTCGGTCACCATATTAATATGCATGGGTCGATCAAAAGGACTGGTGGTCACGTCACTCCTAAACTTGATGTTGCGCCCAGGCAGGTCGTCCATATAGAAAGTCACCTCTGTGGCATCCTTCCAATGTGCCGCATAGATATGAAAATCTTCCGTCACGTCGGTCTCTACCTTTTCCTCGGATCCCTCGCTATAGGTCTGTTTTTTTCCATCACAGTCCGTATACCAGTAGTGGGTATTGGAGTGCATTCCTTTATGAAAACTATCTGTCGCACTACTTTCTCTCCCTACACACTCCTGAATATCCAGCTCCTCGGAGTAGCTGTCGCCACAGCCCTTCGGTCCCTCAGCTCCCCTATTAGACATCCAAAAGGTAGAGGACATCAAGGTTTTGTTAGCCTTCATCCGGCACTCGTAGTAGCCGTAGTGTGCCTCTGTGGTACGGGATACCACAGCTCCTCCAGCAATGCTGAAAGTAGTATAGGTTTTGTTCCAGGCGTTGTAAACCACGGAATCTTCCTCCAATTTTTGATTTTTGATCTGCAACGAACCCTCCGACACGCTGACCATATCGGTATGAAACATGGCAGGTGGTCGCCCTTTCCAGTTGGGATGATAGTTGTACCATTTGTCCAGATCTAGTTCATCGCCATCAAACTCGTCCGAAAATTGCTCCTGGAGTATCCATCGATAGCCCTTTGGGGGCTCTGGGGGCTGAGCAACTGCTGCAAAGCCCTGCAGCAGTGTCATTAGTAATATTACTCTTCTCATATCCATTTCAAAATTTTAGTTTGACAAGTCATAACTCACGCGCTTCAGTACCTCTCCAGAGTCCTCAGACACTAGGTCGAGTTCCAGTTGGTAGGTTTTGGTCAGCGCTGGATTAAAGTTCAGTTCCAACTCCACTTGCCCACGACCAAAACCTGCGTAGGCAGACCACTCACTACTTTGTACGGTCTTCGTCTCTTTCTTTTCCCGCTCCACGATCTTGCACAGCACCTTGGCGTTTTCGTTGCTGGAAAAAACGTACTCAAGCGAAAAATTTCGAGATTGAAAAATACCCTTTGGCACCTGCTGGAGGTAAATTTTATTATCATACAAGTCGAGCTCTACCGACTCAGATGCCATATCCCTCTGATCCACTGGCACCAGTTTGTAAGCTCTGATCCAGTCGTAGTAGGAGGTATTGATGGATTTGTCCTGTAGCTCATCGACAGAAGGAGCTGGCTGCCAATCATAGGTTTCTGTTACCATATTGACATGCATGGGACGGTCGAAGGGTTGCTGAGAAATATCCTTACTAAACCTAACGGACTGAAAAAACTCATCATCTGCATAGAAGTAAACTTCCTCAGCATCACGCCACCATGCTGCATAGGTGTGAAAATCCTCTGTCACCTCAGATGATAGCTTCGTCCCAGCTCCTTTGGATATAAAATTTTCTCGTCCACCTTCACACTTTACATAGCGATAGTGCGTATTGGAGTTCATTCCCTCTTCGAATTTCGGAAAACTGGCATTGCCACCTACACACTCTTGGATATCTAGCTCCTGACTGTAGCTATCTCCAGGACAATCGGTTTCCTCGAAAGGCTCCTTGTCATTAGAGAGCCAAAAAGTCGTTGACATCCCAATCTTAGAGGCCTTGAACCGACACTCATAGTATCCAAAATGGGCTTCAGACGACTTGGACACAACCGCACCCCCGTACATGCTGTAATCTCTCACGGGCTTTTTGAACGCACCGTTTTGGATCAGAAGATAGCCATCCGAAACACTCAGCGCGCGTGGTTCGAAGCGTGCTGGGGGCCTTCCTTGCCAGCCAGGGTAGTAGTCGTACCATTTGTCACTGTCCAACTTATCTCCATCAAATTCATCCGAAAACTCTGGCTGCAACACCCACCTGTAGCCCAATGGAGGCAAAGGAGGCAGTGCTTGACTTATTTCTACAATTGCCATCAGGCAACACCATACAATTAATTTCTTCATAATGTATATCTATTTCACTTTAAAGAGTAGTATCTGATCTATCGGGTGGTATTGAGACCTGCCGCACACTTCAATCGTGTAAATCCCTGCTTCCTCAAACTCAGCATATAGCTGCATACCGTTCACACCGTGATGCTCACCATAGCAGTCCCAAGACCAAGACTGAAGATCCTGAACCCACATCTTGGCAAAATCTCCAGTAAGGTCTGTTTGCAAACCCCTTTGAGTACCCAAGAAAGCATCGGCATTCACTCGCAACCAGCTGTCATTCCTTTCGTCGAAGCGCTCAGCTTCCTTGCCATTTCTGGATTTCCATTTGACTTGGTACAAACCAGGGTTGGTCACCTGAACGGTATATCGCAGGGTATTTTGGTTGGCAGCAATACCATAGCTGTTGTCTCCTACAAACTCCAAATGCCCCTCACCAGCAGCCTGCTCATCAAATGACTGAACGACCCTCCAATCTCCTCGCAGTTCGGTCTCTTCGGCCTCTATCAACAGTACCCCTCCCCGCTCTACGAACAACTTTGGCTCTTGATCAGATAGACTTAGGTTAAGCTTCAACCATCTGGCACGACTCCACTCCTTGCCATCCGCAGAATGGGTCACTCCCCTGACGGAAATCTCATCCCCCTTTTCCAACTTCAGGGATTTTAAAATAGCATTGTATGAATCACCTACTTCCCAAGACTTTTTGTTGAGCGGTAGTCGAATCTCACCACCTATTGCTTGACCATTGACAAAAAGAAAAAAACTGCTACTTCCGTCATTTTCTCCTACACCGTGGAAAACAATGTCATAGTAGCCATCCACACCATCAAACACATGGGTGGCTGTGGCACTGACTGATGTACTATTTTTTTCATCTGGACGGATAGCCAGTAAACCCTGACCTGTGTATTGATCCACGTAAAAACCCTCGCTTTGAAAATCCACCGACTGCCATACAATTGGATTCACACTCTGAGCAAAGCTCACAGGAAAATTCAAAAACAATGCAAAGCAAGCAGCCAATATCCTGATTATTTTAATGTTCATTGGAATCAATAAGTCTTTCAGTACTTGTCAAAACTAGAAGGATATAACGGTACCCTCGGGGGGCATTTGGATAGGGAATAAAGGGGGAAACAAATGAAGTACGGAAATCACAAAACACCCCTGTTTTCTCATCCCTACTCTCCCCTGCTCACTGACTGGAGTAATACCTACAAAAGGGGTATTCACTCACTAAATTGGATGGTAGAAACAGAATTGTGAAGGATGCTGCTTACAGTCATTGGCGTTTGTATGTATCATTGCCATAGCAACCCATGACGTGATGAAAAAGGAGGTGATCATGGAATCTCCCCTCGCGTCATCTCTCATTTTGTGTCCATATAAAATTAAGACTTGGTTTTCACAATGAAACAGGTAAGTATCGAGATCAAAGACAAAACAGAACAGGGACAAATCTTGAAAATCGCCCCCTTTCGGAAACACATCCGGAAAACCGAAGCACATAAGCACAAAAATTATTTTGAGATCATTTATCTCTCCAAAGGATCTGGTAGCCACAGCATAGACCATCATAGCTATCCTATCTTAGGCCCTACTTTGTTTTTCATGCGCAGGGATCAAATCCACCACTGGAACATCCAATCAGAGCCAGAGGGCTATGTGATCATTATCAAAAATGATTTTGTAGAAGCATCTGAAGACCTGGAGCTACGCCAACAACTGCTTGCCTTATCCAAAACCAGTTACCTGCCTGTAGAAGACGAATCCATCGAGCTACATTTTCGATTGCTGCATCTGGAGTTTGAAAAAGCTGGAGAATCCCAAAAGACGATATTCATCCATCTACTCAAAGCCCTTCTAGAAAAAGCCATAGAACTGACAGACAAGCACTTTCCCTATACAGAGAAAAAGTCTGACCTTTTCCAATACTTTATCAACCTGTTAGAAACGGAGCGACCACTCACCAACCAAGTTGCTCACTATGCAACTTTGCTCCATACCAGCCCCCAAAACCTGAACCAAGTCTGTAGAAAGGCAGCAGAGCAATCGACCTCAGCACTCATATCCGAATATATCATCGGTGAAGCCAAACGGTTGCTAGACTATACCTCTATGTCGGTGGCACAGGTAGCGTATGAGCTGGATTTCAAAGACCCATCCCATTTTTCTAAATATTTTAAACGCCAGTGTCTAATCACACCTCAAGAGTATCGAAAGAGAAAAAGGTATGGTACCAGAGTATTTTCAAATAGACCATAACTCTTGTCATACGACCTTCTACTTTTGAAACACAATTATTAATCGACAACACAAAATTACACACGAATGAAAAAACTCATTTTTCTGGCATTGCAATTGGCTATGATTCAAACCTCTATCGCTCAATCTATCCTAAATGGTAAACTGGTAGATAGCAGTGAAAAATCGCCAATCGAATTTGCCAGTGTGGCACTCTACAGCCAAGCGGACAGCAGTCTGGTCACAGGTGTGGTGTCTGCTGCGGACGGAACTTTTACGCTTTCCAAGATCAAAACGGGACAATACTATCTCAACATCCAGTTCATGGGATTTCAAGGCAAATACCTTTCCGACATAGCAGTTGACAAAAAAGAAAACATACACCTCGGTACCATCGAGCTCATCCCCAACGATAAAATGCTGCAAGAACTTGTCGTATCTGGCCAAAAGGTAACCACCATGCACAAGGTCGATCGGCAGGTCTATGAAGCGGATCAATTCAAAAATAGCCAAGGAGGTACCGCCACCGACGTATTGCGCAACATGCCCTCTGTCAGTCTTAATGCCGAAGGAGACATCTCAGTGCGTGGCAGCACAGGCTTTGTCGTCCTACTCAACGGACAACCCATCCAGTCCGATCCCAAAATGCTACTGAGCCAACTCCCTGCCAATGCCATACAAAACGTGGAAGTAATCACAGCCCCCTCTGCCAAGTACGACTCAGAAGGCAAAGCCGGAATTATCAACATCGTGACGACCCAAAATGCCACCGATGGTCTATTTGCTCAAGTTAACGCCAAAGCAGGCCTGCCCAGCATAGAACCCTACGACAACAAAGAAGCCACCCAGCGATATGGTGCAGACTTCACCCTCAACTACCGAAAAGACAAATGGGATTTAGCTGTAGGAGGAAGCTACCTCAGAAATGACATGTCTGGCCGAAGAGAAGGAGATGTCTGGACTGAGATTGGTGACAAAAGAACGGAATTCCCTTCTGATGGAGAAAGAAGCTTCGACGAAACCAACTACTCAGGACGTGTAGCATTAGGATTTCATCCCAACGAAAGAAATGATTTTAACCTTAGCTTTTACGGAGGGAAAAGATCAAACGACCGCAGAGCCGACATCTACTACGACAACAAGACCTACCGCTTGTCCGACGGTACACAAACAGGTGCCTTCGACTACTACAACGAAAACCTGAGAATCCGAACAGGTGACTTTGCACTCGGAAGTTTTGATTATAACCACAGTTTCGCCAATTCGTCGAAAATCAGTGTATCCGCCCTATATGAGTACACGCTACTGGGCGGCCCTACCACCAACCGTAATCTCGACACCCACTGGCCTGAAAACCAGACCATCTACAATGATGAATACAATACCAATGACAACCCGCTCTATGGCACCAGATTTAACCTCGATTACACTTTGGCTCCTTCGCTTTTAGGACAGTGGACATTAGGTTATCAATTCAGATACCTGGATCATCAAGGGGACTTTTTGTACGAAGCATATGATTTTGATTCGAACACTTGGAATATCGTACCCGAATACTCAAGTAACCTCAACTTAAAAAGGAACATACACACTGCCTACGTTGATCTGGATGGTGAACGCGATCAATGGAGCTATGGAATAGGTTTAAGAACAGAATTGATGAACAGGGAACTAGACTATGTAGGTCGAGGTATTGGCGACCAAAGGCAGGTTTTAGATTATGACTACTTCCGCTTGTTTCCATCTGCTAACCTACAGTATGCTCTAAGTGAAGATTTTAAAATCAAAGCTGCATACAGCAAAAGAGTAGAACGAACTACTACTTTCAAAATGAACCCTTTTAAGGAAAAGGAGCATTCTGAAACACTGGAACAGGGAGATGCCAACCTATTGCCTGAATTCATCGATTTAGTCGAATTGGGGGCGATCAAAGATTTTGATGATCATTCATTTTATGCTACTGCTTACTTTCGCAATACTGAAAACGTAATCAACAGGGTGAACACGGTGGATAGCGATACGGTTCTCAATCGTATCTACACCAATGTGGGTAGCGGAAAGGCATTGGGACTGGAAATTGGGACTGATCTAAACCTGACTCAATGGTGGAAACTTTACGCGGGAGCCAACGTGTACCACTATCAAATCGACGGAACATTTAATAACACGAAAATCAACCCTAAAGCCTGGCAATATTCAGCCAACATCAATACCACATTCGCGCTATCGCCTACTATGGACCTACAATGGTCACTTAACTACCTGTCCGAACGAATCACAGCCCAAGGCAAAGACTCTCGATACTACTCGCCTAATTTGACGCTAAGCAAAAGATTTCTTGAGGATAGACTAACCACCACCCTACAATGGCTGAATATGGATATGGGTCTATTGGAGACTAATGAACAACGAATAACCACTACTGGTGATTACATAGACCCAACGGATGGAGTAAGAAAGGCCTTTTACACGACTACTAATTACGTCTATGAAGTAGACATGATTATGGTCAATGTGAGCTACAAATTCAACAAGCTAAAAAATAAAGCCAAGTTTGCAGAGAGTGAGTTTGGCAACAAAGAGTTCTGATTGCAGAGAGAAGATAGTCAGGTCAGGTTCTCAAAAACCTGACCTGACTAATACACTTTTAAGATTCTGTTCCCCACTTCAATTTGCTGAAGCGATAGGTTACTGTGAGATAGTATCGTACGGAGTTTCGCTCGTAGGTATTAGCGGACTCAAAAGTATCCGATTGATCTACCACACTGTTTCGTTCCCAGCTATGAAGTAAATCGGCGAACTTAACGCTCACACTTAGTTTGTCATCCCACAGCTTTTGCCTCATCACGAGATCAGCAAAGTAGTAGGGTTCATTGTATCCCTGAGCAGTCAACTGCTGAGAAAAGTAGTTCATGGTCAACTGAGTAGAAAAGCCCATGGCCAACTGGTATTCCAAACTGGATTTGGTCGAAAAGTTTGTCCCTCTCCTCCTCAACTGCTCCTGCGCACTGGTATAAGTCGTGTAGGCAGCATTAGACAAGTTCATGCTGGTATTGATGCGAAGCTTCTCGATAGGCTTGAAATTAGCAATCAATTCCCATCCTAAAGAAGCGGCTGCATCTACGTTGGTATAAGTAAAATTGACTATCTCATTTTCGTCCTCAAAGCGGTAATGAATATCTGCATCTTTGACTCTTTTGTAATAGATACTGTTACTCAAGTAAACCTGATCACCATTCCAAGTCTTGTCGTGACTCAGTTCTAATGCATTGATCGATTCTGGTTTCAGGTATGGGTTACCATAGCTGATGGCTGTAGGACTATAGTAAGTCACAAATGGATTGAGTCTGTACTGGCTCGGTGCTTTGTTTCGGGTCGAGTAGTTAAAAGACAGACTCTGGCTTTCGTCCATCTGGTAGGCCAGCTGCACACTGGGCATAATGCGCCAATATTGGTTCAGGTAGTTTTCTTCGATTCCTACTGCATGAGGGTCCAAGGAGGTATGTTCTGCACGCAACCCTAGGCTATAACTCAGAGATTCAAATCCCTCCATTTTACCATTGAACTGGCTATATGCAGTGGATACCCTCTCCGAATAGATGTACTGATTAGACCTACCCGTATCTTGCTCCCACTCAGCATTTTCATCATAGGAATAATAATCATAAATACGCTCTGAATTTCTCAGCCACAGTGCTGCGCCTACTTCTATCCGATAATTCTCTCCGAGACCATGCTCATAGTCAAGAGAATAACGCTGGCTAATATCTCCTGTCATCTGATCACTGACCCGATCCAGACGGCTTACTTCCCTAAAACTCCCATCAGCATTATAGGTACTGTCAAGAAAAACAAATTCTTCGTCTTTGTCGCTGTAGCCATACTTTACTCGTGCTCTCAGCTCACTTTTCCCTTCTCTAAAAGATTGTTTGAACAAGAAATTGCCCCAAAACCAATGACGCTGATCTTCATCTACCCTTGATCGATCCAAAGTCATGTCGACCACTTCATCATCTGAGTAAATCACGTCAAAGTTCTTTTCTCTATCAAAATTATTGATTCCAGTAGAAGCACTAAGCTGAATTAAATTATCCTCATTCATTCGGTATTGCGTCTTGAAATGGTAGTATTGATCATACTTATCATTGCTACCACGGTAGAGCTGATCTTGCTGTGTAGTATCTCCCTGGTAGCTGGTTCTATAACTGTCTCCGTTATCAAGACTGGTATCCCATTTTTGATTGGTACCTCCCCCTATTTCAAACTGATTCATCCTCCACTTGGCGTTAGCATTAGCACGCTTGAAGTTGTCATTGCCTACTCCCAAAGTTGCATCGGCAAAAGTCCCTTGTCGCTTCCCCTTTTTGAGTACCACATTGATGATACTCTCTCCACTTTTTACATCATACTTGGCAGAAGGAGTGCTAATCACTTCAATGGACTCAATTTCACTGGCAGGTATCTGTTCCAAAATATTGGCTACATCCGATTCCACACCATCTATGAAAATGGCTACTTTTCTTCCTCTGAATGATACTTCATCGTCTAAGCCCACCGAAGTAGAAGGAATGTTCTGGAGCATATCCAGGGCATTGCTTGACTCAGAGGCTGGTGATGCACCTACATTAAACGCCTTCACTCCTGGTCTGACTTCTACATCGTATTTTCTAGACTCAAT is part of the Reichenbachiella agarivorans genome and harbors:
- a CDS encoding family 16 glycosylhydrolase, translating into MRRVILLMTLLQGFAAVAQPPEPPKGYRWILQEQFSDEFDGDELDLDKWYNYHPNWKGRPPAMFHTDMVSVSEGSLQIKNQKLEEDSVVYNAWNKTYTTFSIAGGAVVSRTTEAHYGYYECRMKANKTLMSSTFWMSNRGAEGPKGCGDSYSEELDIQECVGRESSATDSFHKGMHSNTHYWYTDCDGKKQTYSEGSEEKVETDVTEDFHIYAAHWKDATEVTFYMDDLPGRNIKFRSDVTTSPFDRPMHINMVTETYDWVGVPTDEELADDTKNTTYYDWIRAYKMVANTLGTNTNHMTPIYEEDLSLMAVNYDFEEGDELSVRLNYKLNSNGSLKVELLDSDGALLSDANQALYYGYGHDRYNLLLSGASEVSKAAKTLRFSLYNGDQSLVDEQEVEVGDVTLGAAVNQESLLVYPNPVGDLLRSNTSDSIEVKLHSMHGKVVKEGQLSQQSPLDLSELPRGIYLLTSPGYSTSKLFKS
- a CDS encoding family 16 glycosylhydrolase, with translation MKKLIVWCCLMAIVEISQALPPLPPLGYRWVLQPEFSDEFDGDKLDSDKWYDYYPGWQGRPPARFEPRALSVSDGYLLIQNGAFKKPVRDYSMYGGAVVSKSSEAHFGYYECRFKASKIGMSTTFWLSNDKEPFEETDCPGDSYSQELDIQECVGGNASFPKFEEGMNSNTHYRYVKCEGGRENFISKGAGTKLSSEVTEDFHTYAAWWRDAEEVYFYADDEFFQSVRFSKDISQQPFDRPMHVNMVTETYDWQPAPSVDELQDKSINTSYYDWIRAYKLVPVDQRDMASESVELDLYDNKIYLQQVPKGIFQSRNFSLEYVFSSNENAKVLCKIVEREKKETKTVQSSEWSAYAGFGRGQVELELNFNPALTKTYQLELDLVSEDSGEVLKRVSYDLSN
- a CDS encoding helix-turn-helix domain-containing protein, with amino-acid sequence MKQVSIEIKDKTEQGQILKIAPFRKHIRKTEAHKHKNYFEIIYLSKGSGSHSIDHHSYPILGPTLFFMRRDQIHHWNIQSEPEGYVIIIKNDFVEASEDLELRQQLLALSKTSYLPVEDESIELHFRLLHLEFEKAGESQKTIFIHLLKALLEKAIELTDKHFPYTEKKSDLFQYFINLLETERPLTNQVAHYATLLHTSPQNLNQVCRKAAEQSTSALISEYIIGEAKRLLDYTSMSVAQVAYELDFKDPSHFSKYFKRQCLITPQEYRKRKRYGTRVFSNRP
- a CDS encoding TonB-dependent receptor domain-containing protein codes for the protein MKKLIFLALQLAMIQTSIAQSILNGKLVDSSEKSPIEFASVALYSQADSSLVTGVVSAADGTFTLSKIKTGQYYLNIQFMGFQGKYLSDIAVDKKENIHLGTIELIPNDKMLQELVVSGQKVTTMHKVDRQVYEADQFKNSQGGTATDVLRNMPSVSLNAEGDISVRGSTGFVVLLNGQPIQSDPKMLLSQLPANAIQNVEVITAPSAKYDSEGKAGIINIVTTQNATDGLFAQVNAKAGLPSIEPYDNKEATQRYGADFTLNYRKDKWDLAVGGSYLRNDMSGRREGDVWTEIGDKRTEFPSDGERSFDETNYSGRVALGFHPNERNDFNLSFYGGKRSNDRRADIYYDNKTYRLSDGTQTGAFDYYNENLRIRTGDFALGSFDYNHSFANSSKISVSALYEYTLLGGPTTNRNLDTHWPENQTIYNDEYNTNDNPLYGTRFNLDYTLAPSLLGQWTLGYQFRYLDHQGDFLYEAYDFDSNTWNIVPEYSSNLNLKRNIHTAYVDLDGERDQWSYGIGLRTELMNRELDYVGRGIGDQRQVLDYDYFRLFPSANLQYALSEDFKIKAAYSKRVERTTTFKMNPFKEKEHSETLEQGDANLLPEFIDLVELGAIKDFDDHSFYATAYFRNTENVINRVNTVDSDTVLNRIYTNVGSGKALGLEIGTDLNLTQWWKLYAGANVYHYQIDGTFNNTKINPKAWQYSANINTTFALSPTMDLQWSLNYLSERITAQGKDSRYYSPNLTLSKRFLEDRLTTTLQWLNMDMGLLETNEQRITTTGDYIDPTDGVRKAFYTTTNYVYEVDMIMVNVSYKFNKLKNKAKFAESEFGNKEF
- a CDS encoding TonB-dependent receptor domain-containing protein, whose amino-acid sequence is MKHFKTLRFILFFSSLLISCFSFSYAQVQLSGQTIDEQGFGVPFSNIAVLSVVDSSIVNGGVSDFDGNFKMNVPVGEYHIRLSYIGYKTLLLDHQNLSANLDLGKITLQSDVKRMEEVVIESRKYDVEVRPGVKAFNVGASPASESSNALDMLQNIPSTSVGLDDEVSFRGRKVAIFIDGVESDVANILEQIPASEIESIEVISTPSAKYDVKSGESIINVVLKKGKRQGTFADATLGVGNDNFKRANANAKWRMNQFEIGGGTNQKWDTSLDNGDSYRTSYQGDTTQQDQLYRGSNDKYDQYYHFKTQYRMNEDNLIQLSASTGINNFDREKNFDVIYSDDEVVDMTLDRSRVDEDQRHWFWGNFLFKQSFREGKSELRARVKYGYSDKDEEFVFLDSTYNADGSFREVSRLDRVSDQMTGDISQRYSLDYEHGLGENYRIEVGAALWLRNSERIYDYYSYDENAEWEQDTGRSNQYIYSERVSTAYSQFNGKMEGFESLSYSLGLRAEHTSLDPHAVGIEENYLNQYWRIMPSVQLAYQMDESQSLSFNYSTRNKAPSQYRLNPFVTYYSPTAISYGNPYLKPESINALELSHDKTWNGDQVYLSNSIYYKRVKDADIHYRFEDENEIVNFTYTNVDAAASLGWELIANFKPIEKLRINTSMNLSNAAYTTYTSAQEQLRRRGTNFSTKSSLEYQLAMGFSTQLTMNYFSQQLTAQGYNEPYYFADLVMRQKLWDDKLSVSVKFADLLHSWERNSVVDQSDTFESANTYERNSVRYYLTVTYRFSKLKWGTES